One Aggregicoccus sp. 17bor-14 genomic window, GCAGCCCTCGGACGTGGCGCAGCTCTCGCCGCTGCTCGCAGACCCCGTGGCGCGCGTGGCGGCCGAGGCGGCGCGCACGCTGGCCAAGCGCGCCGCGGCGTGCAGCGGCCCCTGCCGCGCACTCGAGGCCCTGGAGACCCTGGCGCAGCGCGCGCCGGCGGTCGCGGCGGGGGAGGGGAGCGCGGGCCATCCACTGCTCGCGCTCGCGCAGGCGGGGCTCCCCGCGCAGGGGCGCCCGGTGCTCGCGAAGCTGCGCGCGGCGCTGAAGGCCGAGCTGCCCCGCGCCGCGGGGACGGGGGCGCAGGATCTGGGCAACCTGGACTGCCGGCTCGCGGGCGCGATGGACCGGCAGGGCGGCAAGCTGGACCAGGTGCGCGACTGCGGCTTCGGCCAGGTGCCCGGTGCGCGGCGGCTCACCCTGGGCCTGCGCGAGGTGGCGCAGGCGCAGGCGCCGGACGTCGCGGCGGTGCCCGAGGCGCTCTCGCACCCGGACGCGCGGGTGCGGCTCGCCGCGCTGGAGCTCGCGGCGGCGAGCCCGCAGCCCGAGTGGCTCCCGCGGCTGCGCGAGCTGATCGCGAGCCCGGATGTCATCGAGGCGGCCGCGGCAGCCGGAGTGGCCGCGAAGCTCAAGGACCCCGCCTCGTTGCCCCTCGTGCGCGCGCTCGCCGCGCGCGTGCCGAAGGTGCCGGACGTGGCGGAGCCGGTGGGCACGGCGCTGGTGGCCTTCATGGGGCGCGCGGCGGAAGGGGACCTGCGCCCCTGGCTGCAGTCGCCGGACGCGAACGTGCGCCACGTGGCGGCGCGCCTGCTCACGGAGGCCACGGGGGTGAACGTCCCGGCCGGGCAGGTGGTGCGCCCCGAGGGAGCGCCCCGGCCCGAGCCCGCCCCCGCGGGCGCGCAGCTGCGGTTCCGCACGGCGAAGGGGACCTTCCGGGTGGCGCTGGACACGGCCGAGGCGCCGCTCACCTCGGGCAACCTCTGGGCGCTCGCCCAGAAGGGCTACTTCAAGGGCGTCACCTTCCACCGCGTGGTGCCGGACTTCGTGGCGCAGGGCGGAGACCCGCGCGGCGACGGCGAGGGGGGCCCGGGCTACAGCATCCGCTGCGAGATGACCCGCCGCCCGTACACGCGCGGCACGCTGGGCATGGCGCTCTCCGGCAAGGACACCGGCGGCAGCCAGTTCTTCGTCACCCACGCGCCCCAGCCCCACCTGGACGGCCGCTACACGGCCTTCGGACAGGTGGTGGAGGGCATGGACGTGGTGGACGAGCTCCTCGAGGGCGACGAGATCCTCGAGGTGACTGCCGGCTAGGAGCCGGTGGCGCGGATGGGGGCCTCGGGCAGCGGGAAGCTGCCCGCCTTGCCCCAGCGCGCGCTCTCGGCGGCCTCCATCTGCTCGACCTGGGTGCGGATCTTCTCCCACTCGCTGTCGGGCACCGCGAGGAAGGCCTGGCTGAGCACCGGGTCGAACTGGGTGCCGGCGCAGCGCTGGATCTCCGCGCGCGCCACGGTCATGGGCCGGCCCTTGCGGTAGGGCCGGTCGCTGGTGATGGCGTCCACCGTGTCCGCGATGCAGAAGATGCGCGCGCCGATCACGATGTCGTGGCCGGTGAGCCCCTGCGGGTAGCCCTTGCCGTCCCAGCGCTCCTGGTGCTGCAGGACGATGAGGCTGGCCTCGTGCAGGTAGGGCATCTTGGCGAGCATCCGGTAGCCGAACTCCGGGTGCTTCTTCATCTCCACCCACTCCTCGGGGGTGAGCGGGCCCGGCTTGAGCAGGATGGAGTCCTTCACGCCGATCTTGCCGATGTCGTGCAGCAGCGCGCCCTGCTCGACCACGTCCAGGTCGTGCCCGGTGAGGCCCACCTCCTGGGCGAGCCGGCGGCTGAACAGCGAGACGCGGCGGCTGTGCCACTGGGTCTCGGTGTCGCGGTAGTCCAGCGCGCTGATCATCCCGTCCAGCAGGCCGTTGGTGCGCTCCACCACCCGCTGCTCGAGGTGCGAGTTGATGGTGGTGAGCGCCTCGTTCTTCTCCGCCACCTCGCGGGTGAGCCGCTCGTTCTGCTCCACGAGCCAGTAGTGCTCCACCGCCTGGCGCACGCAGCTGATGAGCTCGCCGAGCGTCCAGGGCTTGCCCAGCAGGCGGAACACCTCGCCGCGGTTCACCGCGTCCGAGGCGATGCGGAAGTCCGCCGCGGCGGTGAGCATGAGGCGCACGGCGCGCGGGTTCTTCTCGCGCAGCGC contains:
- a CDS encoding peptidylprolyl isomerase — protein: MLLTLWLGCSHGPPSAPPPQAAAARPPDAARIQDWEDRRALGELQVLTLSAQDPALRARALRALGRIQDPAGLDAVLAGLADPVPHVRDEAAFAAGELALSWEPLAEDVKARLTQTLVGAEPREQDAAVRLTLLESLGKLATPDALTLLLQEAHGAPESPRTARAALSLAVAARRGAALPSEAVSAAQALLAPALPLASRYAGAYLLSQTKRPEAAPALLGCLADAEPDVRALCAKGLADGGQPSDVAQLSPLLADPVARVAAEAARTLAKRAAACSGPCRALEALETLAQRAPAVAAGEGSAGHPLLALAQAGLPAQGRPVLAKLRAALKAELPRAAGTGAQDLGNLDCRLAGAMDRQGGKLDQVRDCGFGQVPGARRLTLGLREVAQAQAPDVAAVPEALSHPDARVRLAALELAAASPQPEWLPRLRELIASPDVIEAAAAAGVAAKLKDPASLPLVRALAARVPKVPDVAEPVGTALVAFMGRAAEGDLRPWLQSPDANVRHVAARLLTEATGVNVPAGQVVRPEGAPRPEPAPAGAQLRFRTAKGTFRVALDTAEAPLTSGNLWALAQKGYFKGVTFHRVVPDFVAQGGDPRGDGEGGPGYSIRCEMTRRPYTRGTLGMALSGKDTGGSQFFVTHAPQPHLDGRYTAFGQVVEGMDVVDELLEGDEILEVTAG
- a CDS encoding HD domain-containing phosphohydrolase translates to MTTRILVVDDDALILTALSRILQSEGYEVVTHNDPLAAAQEQGIHVVLTDFMMPGMNGIELLAALREKNPRAVRLMLTAAADFRIASDAVNRGEVFRLLGKPWTLGELISCVRQAVEHYWLVEQNERLTREVAEKNEALTTINSHLEQRVVERTNGLLDGMISALDYRDTETQWHSRRVSLFSRRLAQEVGLTGHDLDVVEQGALLHDIGKIGVKDSILLKPGPLTPEEWVEMKKHPEFGYRMLAKMPYLHEASLIVLQHQERWDGKGYPQGLTGHDIVIGARIFCIADTVDAITSDRPYRKGRPMTVARAEIQRCAGTQFDPVLSQAFLAVPDSEWEKIRTQVEQMEAAESARWGKAGSFPLPEAPIRATGS